The Thermincola ferriacetica region AACCGGGAAACTGGTCAGGGATGAGATTTTGGGGGTATAGGTGTTGAAGAATATAAATTCAGCATCATTGGGATAATTTACGAATTCGTTAGACAGATTGCCAGATTTGTGGGGGAATATGAGAATAAATAGTGTAGAGAATTAACACCTGCCGTGGGCAGGTGTTTTTTAGTATTTAAGAAATTTTTTATAGATTTTAATAAACTTGAAAGCAGGTGAAAAGCCAATGATCCGACAATATACTTTCAATGCTGCCGTATGTAGGAACATAATCCTGTTGCTCCTTTTCCCGGATAACAGCAACTATCTTCTGCAGGGCAGCCTCCAAATCTTCCCGGTGGGGAAATCCTTTCTGCTCGAGCAGTACCCGGGCAGCCACAAAGAGCGCCGTGGCCTCTGCCCCCGAAAAAGAAAGGGGTTTCAGATTATAGGCGCCTCTGGATGCAAAGGTATTAATATTAAATGAGCAACCCTGCACAAGCGTGGCGTACCCGTTTACTAAGTTCGTTTTTGTTCATTCTTCTTTCCTCTGTAAAACCTTTATTGTATCGTCAACCCAAAGTTCAAGCCTTCTAATAAACGCCCTTGGAAAATACTCCCTTGTTAGAACCTGTAACAGTATCCACAACCTGGATGCCCTTTTTTCCGATGCAGCACAATATATTTTGAGCCTTAACTCCCCATACTCTTTAATCATACTATCTTAATAAAAACAATGGTGGGAAACCGAATGTATAAACATACAATCCAGTTTCCCATAAACAAAACCGAGTAAATCGATAAGCCGAGTTCTGTCGTGGATGATCATCTATCTGGGACGACAGTTACCTGCCGCCTCTAGCGACCTTACCCGGGAACGGAACGGGCCGCTCCATTGTTCCCCTATTTGGTCTTGCTCCAGGTGGGGTTTACCTAGCCGGTTAGTCGCCTAACCGCTGGTGAGCTCTTACCTCACCGTTCCACCCTTACCCCATACTAGAGGTTAGAGGTAACCTCCAACCTCCAGTAGGAGGCGGTTTGTTTCTGTGGCACTTTCCTTGGGGTCGCCCCCACTGGGTATTACCCAGCACCCTGCCCTGTGGAGCTCGGACTTTCCTCAGGTATAAACATAAATTTATACCCGCGATCATCTGATTTACTCAGTTTATTTTATGTTTTGTTCTCCTGCTGTGTTTCAGGAGTTTTATACTAACATTTTTTTATCGTCATGTCAAATGCCAAATTTCTCTAATTATTTACCCAAATAACGTGGTTTGGACCTGGGCTCCAGAATTGGCATTGTTATTATCTTCTTTTTTAGGCAACAAATCGAAGCGCATGGGATAATAAGACACTATCTCCCGAGAATCAGCCAGCGCTTCAACTTGGTGTTCAACCTGACCTGTGATGGCCAGTCCCGTTCCTTTGGTCAATATGATATCCCGACCGGCAATAGCATATTTAAGCTTGCCTTTTACCAGGTAACTGGTTTGTTCATGAAGGTGCTTATGAAGAGGTAAAATTAAGCCTTTAGGATAATTAAACTCTACCAACATCAGTTTGGGAGTAAAGGCAATTACTTTCCAGGTAAGGGGGCTTTCCCGGTCAGGTTCAACGGAAACAGTGTGAATGTTTTCTTCAAGGTTAGCGGCTGCTTTAGCCAATTCGTAGGCCTGTTTATTAGTTTCCCGATCTATTAAATAAAGGTTGACCAGAGGATTTTCTTCCAAAAGGCTGCAGGCCCGTTCATGTAGCATTTTGAGCTTTTTATCCCTTACATCAAAAACACCCTTTAACTGTTTAAACATGAGCTCGTTATCGGTGTATATATCAACGGAACCGAAATTCCAATTTACCGCTCTTTCCAGCGCTTTATTCAGCGCCAGGTAACCTGCTTCATTAAGGGAAGTCTGGCCCACATATTCGCCTTTTTCCATTAAAGTAGTGGTTTTATCCGTACACGCTACCATCCCAATACCGGCAGTATTTGTTTTTCTACTGACAGTTCCGCAGAGGTATATAGTTAAATCCGCCATGTTACCACCTCTTGGCTAAATAAATGAATTTTTCACCTTATTATATGTGCCGTGGAAATAAATTGCCAAGGGGTGGCCATGCTTTTGATAATTTTAAAACCTAAAGAGTAAATAAAATCCGTCCGCAATTCTCACAAAAGATATCCTCAGAATTCTCTTGGTTTTTAAGTCTTTTAACTGTTTCGATGGACAAGACCATGTTGCACCCGGTACAAGTATCATGTTGAATTAAAGCCACAGGTTTTTTATCAGGAAACTTTTCCCGCATCTCGGTAAACCACCGCAATATTTCGGGCCCAATACTTTCCTTTAGTTTTTCGATATCATCGCTTATCCGGCTAACTTCCGCCTCCCGGCTATCCTTTTCCCGCTGAAAAGCAGTGCACAAGATTTTAAATTCCTTAATTCCCGCTTCAATCTCCTGTTTAACGCTGCTCAATTCATTCTCAATGCCTTCCATTTTTTCCAGATTGTCTATAATTTCATCCTCTAAAGCTGCTATTTGTTTTTCTATTTGTTCAACTTTATGCTGAGCCTGTTTCAGTTCTTTTGGGGAGGACACTTTATCGCTGTATAGCAGAAAGTTGGTTGCTGCCAGTTTTTCCTTCAAAGACTCTACCTCGTGTTCCCTAGCCCAATTTTTCTTTTTTATTTGTTCAAATTTATTCTTTTTTTGTTCATATATCTGTTTAAATTCTACCAATTCGGTTTTTAACTGCTTCAGTTTTGCTGTGCCGGACTTTAGCGGTCTTCCCAATTCATTTAATTGGCTCTCCAGGTTTTGTAAATCCCATAACAACTTAAGGTATTCTTTCATGGTAAACCCCCCGCAAAAAATAATATAAAGGACAGAAGTCCAGCTCCTGCCCTCATAAAAACGTAAAAGGGTCTGTGTTAACTTGAGATACATAAATTTCCACACCGTCTTTTACCAGGCGCTCTTTTAAAAATGCCGCCAGTTGGTCCAATATGACAATCTCCGTCCCGTTATGACCGGCGTCTATTAAATGCAGGTCCATTTCTTTTGCTTCTAAGGCTTCATGGTATTTCACGTCGCCCGTTACCAATACATCGGCGCCGGCAAAAAAAGCCTTATGCAAAAGGCTGGCTCCACTCCCACCGCAAACCGCCACTCTTTTAACTGTTTTTGCCAAATCGCCTACAACCTTAACAGTCTGCACATTAAGCGTTTTCTTAACCCTGTCGGCAAACCTGCCCAAAGTGGTCTCCTCGTTTAGAACTCCCATTCTGCCCAGGCCAAAAACCTTGCCCCTGTTGAAAAGAGGATACACATCATAAGCAACTTCTTCGTATGGATGGGCTTTTAACATTGCTTTCAAAACGCTGTTTAAATTCTGCTTGGGTAGAATCGTCTCCAAACGCTTTTCCTCTACCTTTTCAAGCTGTCCTACCGCTCCAATGAATGGGTCGGACCCTGCCAAAGGTTTAAAAGTACCTATCCCGTCAACCTGAAAAGTACAATCCGAGTAATTGCCAATCCACCCTGCTCCGGCTTTGGTAACGGCTTCCCTGACGGCATCCTCATGCCCTGCGGGAATAAAAACAACAAGTTTAACAAGCTCTTCCTCCTTGTCCGGGCTTAGGATTTCTATATTTTGTAAACCAAGTTTTTCCGCCAGAACCGCATTTACCCCTTCCACAGCGCTGTCCAGATTGGTATGGGCTGAATAAACAACTAATCCGTTCAAAACAATCTTTTCAATCAATGCACCAAAGGAAGTGTCAAAACGCAAATTCCTTAAAGGCTTAAAAATGAGCGGGTGATGCGAAACAATCATTTCCGCCCCCATACTTAAAGCTTCGTTGACAACATCAGCCGTAACATCCAGAGTCACTAATACTTTGGAAACCTCCCTTGTGGTCGTCCCAACCTGCACACCCACATTATCCCATTCTTCGGCCAGGTGTTTAGGAGCAAACTGTTCTATGTAATTTATAACGGTTTGGCATTTAACAGACATTCTAACACCTCTTCCAGCCTTTTTATCTCTGCCGACATTTTCTCTGATTGCTCCCGGGCCTGAATAGAACCCTGCCGTTTAATCTGAGCCATGATGCGCTTACGGTGCTCCAATTCCTTTTCCAGTTTCTCTTTCAGCAGCGGGTGTTTCCTGGCCAAGAGCACAGGGCCATACAAAATTTCCTCTTCCTTCAGCCGAAACCCGGCGCCTCTCCTGGCCATAATAACGGTATATATTTTATCATCTTCCTGTACCAGTTCTTCGTCGTCAATTACCCACCCATTGGTCATTAGCCACTTTCGCAGGATATCTTCATCAGTCATGGGCTGTAAAACCAGCTTTTTGAGTCCTTGCACAATCAATGGTTGGCCATTTAAAATATCCACAATGGTAGCCCCTCCCATGCCGGCTATAATTGCAGTATCTACTTCGCCCGGTTTTAAAACTGATAAGCCGTCACCCAACCGCACATCTATTTTTCTACTCAGTCCCATCTTTTGTACGTTTTTTAAAGCTGTTTCATAGGGACCTTTGTTCAGATCAGCAGCAACGATATAGTTATTGCCCCTGTTGGCAAGAAATATGGGTAAATAACCGTGGTCTGTTCCAATATCAGCTAATCTGTCGCCGATATCGATAAATGAAGCCAGCGCCAATAATCTTTTTGATAAATTCATAGTCACACCTTAAGCTAAAAGATAACTCTGTTTTATTATTTCAACATCTTTGGTTTAAATACCTTTAAACAACCCAACCCATACTTAATTTACCAAATAAAAATTAAACTTTTGGCGAATTAATATATTTTCCACGGAGATAATAATTAATGAAAAGGGTTCATAACAGCCGAGCGAAGATCATTGCAGGCTCTTTACAGGGTCTGTAATGGTCGGGCAAAGGTTATTACAGGGTCGCCGGTTACCTTTTGGCTCTGTAATAGCCGGAGCGCAGATTGTTATGGGTTCCGCATGGGTTTGCAGCAGCCCGAACGGTTGCTGTAGGCTCAGTAGGGATTCATAACAGTCGGGCCACGATCATCATGGGTTCTGGAAGGTTTTCCCCGGAGTCCGCCCTTTAGAATTATTCTAAAGGTTCCCCTCCGGATGTACAACCTATAGGGTCTGTAGCAGCCGAGAGGTTGCTGCAGGCTCGGTAAGGGTTCATGATGGTCAGACAAAGGTTGTTGTATGTTCCGTAAGGGTTCGTAGCAGTCGAAAGATTGCTGCGGGCTCTGTAGGGATATACAGCAGCCGGCGGTAGGTTGTTATGGGCTCTTTTTTATGTGACTTCCGCCTCGGCCTTATGGTGGGCAAAGGGTCCTTACAAGCAGGGGGTCGGCTAAAACAAAAGCTGTTGGATCTATCCAACAGCTTTAATCCTCCTCTGGTGGGCGATGACAGGATCGAACTGCCGACCCCCTGCTTGTAAGGCAGGTGCTCTCCCAGCTGAGCTAATCGCCCTAACTATCTATATAAATTTTGATTATTATTAATTGGTGACCCCTACGGGATTCGAACCCGTGTTACCGCCGTGAAAGGGCGGTGTCTTAGACCACTTGACCAAGGGGCCTCTATTGGAGGTTGGAAATTGGATGTTAGAGGTGGATATTCGGTTGGAATTCGCTTCAGCGAATTCCTTCCATTTTTCCAACTTCCAACTTCTAACCTCTAACTTCCAGTAAATGGTGGGCCCACCAGGACTCGAACCTGGGACCAACCGGTTATGAGCCGGTTGCTCTACCAACTGAGCTATAGGCCCTTTTCTATTAAATGGCCAGTGCCTTTGGGACACCCACCATATTTGATTTAGTTATGGCTCCCCGGGCAGGACTCGAACCTGCAACCTACCGGTTAACAGCCGGGTGCTCCACCATTGAGCTACCGAGGAACATCTCAAGTGACAAAATACATTATACGATACATTTATAACTTGGTCAATAATATTGTTACTGGAAAATTTAAATTTATTCCTACTTAACAGAAAATATGTCGTGAATACTCAAAAACCCTTCGCTATTCTAAAAAGTCCTTTAATTTTTTACTTCTGCTGGGGTGTCTTAATTTTCTTAAAGCCTTCGCTTCTATCTGCCTGATACGCTCTCTGGTTACCCCAAATTCCTGGCCTACTTCCTCCAAAGTCCTGGACCTTCCGTCATCAAGGCCAAACCTCAACCGCAGGACTTTTTCCTCTCTTGGAGTAAGGGTCTCCAATACCTCTTCCAGTTGTTCACGCAGCAATATAAAGGAAGCTGCTTCTGCCGGAGCGGGCGCATCCTGGTCTTCTATGAAATCACCAAGATGGGAATCCTCCTCTTCGCCGATAGGAGTCTCCAATGAGACAGGTTCCTGGGCAATCTTCATAATCTCCCTCACCCTGTCCACCGGGATATCCATTTCAGCCGCAATTTCCTCAGGAGTTGGTTCGCGCCCAAGCTCTTGCAGTAATTGCCTGGAAACCCGGATTAACTTATTAATAGTCTCCACCATATGCACAGGAATTCGTATAGTTCTGGCCTGGTCCGCGATGGCCCTGGTAATTGCCTGTCTGATCCACCAGGTGGCATAGGTACTGAATTTATAACCCTTACGGTAATCAAACTTTTCTACGGCCTTAATCAAACCCAGGTTACCTTCCTGAATTAGGTCCAGGAATAACAATCCTCTGCCAACATACCTCTTGGCAATACTTACCACCAAACGCAAATTCGCTTCAGCCAGCCGCCGTTTAGCTTCCTCATCTCCTGACTCCATTCTCTTAGCCAGTTCAACTTCTTCTTCAGCGGTCAACAGCGGAACTCGCCCTATTTCCTTAAGGTACATACGGACAGGGTCATCTATACCAATACCGTCGGGTACAGTTAAATCCACTTCAATTTCGGCCTCTTCAGCGTCAGCTTCGATAGCCTCACTATCCAAGGGCTCCAGGTCAGGTACTTCAGGAACCACATCTATTCCCATATTGGCTAACTTTTCATAGATTTCATCTATCTGTTCGGGGTTCAGGTCCACACTCTGCAAAGTGTTCATAATCTCGGTGTAGGTTAAAATACCCCTTTTCTTTCCATTTTCAATTAATTCTTGTACCCCTTCAACTTGTATAATATCCTTGGACATGTATTCCCCCCCTTCCCCAGGGTATTGGTATTTTATATAAGTTTGGAAAACTCCATTAAAAGTTTATCTCGCAGTTCCATATCTTTAGACTGTTCCGCCTGCTCAATTTGTTTCAATAATGTTTCACGGCGGCATTTTATGTCATCATCCTTAATCACCTTAATATAGTCGGCAATTAAGGAGTGCGGGTCGCCCGGCGGTTCCTCCTGCATCATCAAAGCCGAGAGTTTCTGCCTTAGTTCTTTATCTGCCACTTTATCAATAAAAGCAGCAGGTTCAAATTCAATGCCAGAGGCCAAAATTTCATCCAAATAATTTATAATAACAATATATTCCGGAACATCGGTGAAATTCACACCCAGTTCCTCTTTGACTCTTCCATAAAGCTCCTGATGTGTAATCAGCAACCTTATCAGGTTGTCTTCCGCTTGCCGGCGTGCGCTTTTTTTAATTACCTGTTCAGGATTTGTTACCTTGGGGGTTCCTTTAGGCGCTTTAAACTCAGTGTTATTATCCCTTTCTAAGGTAATTTTATCCCATTTGGCCATATTTTTTCTGAATTGCTGCTGATATTTCTTAATTTCTCCCCAAAGTGAATGGGAACTTATGCCTAAAGTTGTTGAAATTAACTTTATTTGTTCTTCTCTTTCAATTTCGCTGGGAATTCTGATTATATTAGGTATTAATTCGCCAACAATTCCTATTTTCCCTTCAATCGTATTACAATCAAATTTTTCCATACCTTTGGCCAATTTATATTCAATCAAAGACTTAGAACCTTCCCTGATTAAGCGGGTAAAACTTTCCGGTCCTTTCTTCCTAATCAATTCATCGGGATCCTTGCCATCCGGGATGGTCACCACTTTCACCCGGCACCCTGTGTCCTGCAGAATCTCTAAACCGCGCAGGGTAGCTGCTACCCCGGCTGTATCCGCATCATAAGCAATATATACATTTGGCGCGTAGCGGGCCAAAATTTTACCCTGTTCCCTGGTCATTGCCGTACCAAGAGAAGCGACCACATTTGAAACCCCATACTGGTGACAGGTAATTACATCCATGTAGCCTTCAACTATAACGACGTGTTCTTGTTCTCTTATAGCCGGAATAGCAAAATTAATCCCGTATAAATTTTTACTTTTGTTAAAAACACTGGTTTCAGGAGAATTCAAATACTTCGGCAGGCTATCATCCAAAACCCGCCCTCCGAAACCAATAACATTATTTTTGTGGTCCCAGATTGGGAACATCACTCTGTTGCGAAACCGGTCATAATAGCCGGTCCCGGTGGACCTTTTTGTTACCAGGCCCTGCGCCTCTAAATAATCTGGCGAATATCCCCTTTTTTGCAAAAATCCCAGCAGGCTGTCCCAGCCAGGCGGCGCAAAACCAAGTTGAAATTTTTCTATAGTAGCCCGGTCAATACCTCTTTTCAGGAGGTATTCCCTGGCTCCGGCAGCTATGTCATGATTAAGCAAAATATAGTGATAAAAGTTTTTAACCAATTCATTTAACCTGTACGCCTTTTCCCTCTGCCTGAGTTTCTGTGCCGCAGCGGAATTTTTACCCTCAGGAATAACTATACCCGCTTTATCGGCCAGAAACTTAGCAGCCTCAGGAAAGTTCAGGTTTTCTATCTGCATAATAAAGGAGATTACATTCCCTCCTGCCCCACAGCCAAAACAGTAATACATCTGCTTTTCAGGGTTCACTGTAAAGGAAGGAGTTTTTTCATTATGAAACGGGCACAACCCCACATAATTCCTGCCCTGTTTTTTCAAACGCAGGTATTCGGATACTATTGTATAAATGTCATTCCTTTGCCTTATTTCATCTACTATATCATCGGGGATAAAACCCAATTAAACCACCCTCAAATCCGACAACTCGTAGTAAATAAGTGATTCGCCAAATATTGATATTTTCCTGCTGCCGGATTTTAAAACCCCCTCTCCTCAAGAGACGGGGTTTTTGCTTCTTTTAATATCCCCTCGATTAATCTAGTTAAATTAAGGCAAAACCTTTGCCTATCAGATTTGGTAAAGGCTTTCGGACCCTTCGTGCGCCCTCCGCCCCGGCGAATTTTAACGCCAAGGTGGCGTTCGACCAACAGCCTCTCCATACTCGCTTCGGAATAAATATATCCTCTTGGGCTTAAAGCCCGGGCCTCTTTGGCCAAGACCAAACTGGCCAGCCCGTAATCACCGGTGACTACAATATTATTTCTCTTTACCCTGTTCAGAATTTCCATATCTACAGCCTGAGAGACATTATCAACATAAATCAAATCTTCCCCAGGTCGCACTTCCCGGCCAAAATGCGCTATACTCGCAATTAGTATAACCGGAATATTAAATTTTTTTGCAACATTGGTTATTTCTGAAAGCACTGGGCAAGAGTCCGCATCGACGAGTATTTTAATGGGATAATTAGTATTATTCGATGTCACATAAAATTTTCCTTCCCGTTTTGACAAATTTTAAAAAGATTCTGCCAAAACATATATTATTTTAACCATAAATTAACAGATTATACAGGTTTAAAAAAGTATTATAACATATAAAGTCTTTTTTATCAAACTATCCAGGGGTCAGGTAAAAATAACTCGGTATATTGTTTTATGGCATAACGGTCTGTCATACCGGCTACGTAATCACAGGCAATTCTGACTATAGATTCGGATTTCTTCAAAACATCCCATTCTTCAGGAAGGGCTTCCGGATGCTCTACAAAATGCATAAACAAGCTTACCAATACTTTTTTCGCTTTTTGTTCTTCTTTTTTGGCGGTAGAACCCACATAAACACGTTCAAACAGAAAGGAACGAAGTTTGTCCATGGCCTCTTTTACTTCCGGGCTCATTTTTATTTCCGGTTGGTCTGTGCTGGCTGTTATCATGTCTCTTACCATAGTATTAATACGCGTACTGTGGTCTTCGCCAAGAACCTTTAAACAATCCCTCGGCAGGTCACTCAACCTGATGATCCCACCCCTGATGGCATCATCAATATCATGGTTAATATATGCCATCCGGTCAGCAATTTTTACAATAGCGCCTTCCAGGGTAGCCGGGGTAACAGGGCCTGTATGGTGCTCGATGCCGTTCCGGACCTCCCAGGTCAGGTTCATGGGTTCAAGCACATCAACCACCCGGAGGCTCTGTTCATTGTGTTTGAAATGCATGCCAAAATGCTCCTGCATAACCACATTTAAAGCCTCTTCGCCGGCATGCCCGAAAGCCGTGTGTCCCAGGTCATGTCCCAGGGCAATGGCTTCTGTCAGGTCTTCATTTAAACGCAGAGCTTTGGCAATAGTACGGGCAATCTGCGCCACTTCAAGGGTATGGGTCAGGCGGGTTCGGTAATGGTCTCCTTCCGGCGCTATAAACACCTGGGTTTTATGTTTGAGCCGCCGAAAAGCCTTGGAATGGACTATGCGATCCCGATCCCTTTGGAATGCCGTCCTTACTTCACATTCCGGAGCCGGTTTCATGCGCCCTCGGCTGTTTCTGGACAAACAGGCATATGGTGAAAGCTGCCGTGCTTCCATTTGTTCCGTTCTCTCCCGGATATTCATTTGCGCACCCCCTCAACCGGAACACTAGGTAAAGAAAAGTCGCGGGCAGTCCCACGACAATTAAGCTATAGCAATTATCTCTGCCTTAAAGCTTTTGTAGCTTCAGCTACTTCATAAACCCGCCGGCCAAGAATGCGGGCCCGCAGCAATCCTGTTTCATCAGCATTGGCAGGCCGCTGGGCACAACCGCCGTGGTGACCGGCGTCATCTTCAATATAACCGTCGCCGACTACCGTCATACCCTGCACCAGCATCATGTCATGAATGGCCTTAACAGTAGTTTCCTGTCCGCCAAAGCGGGCGGCACCCACCGTAACTGCTCCGCCAACAACGTTTAACAGTTTCTTGTTGGCCCGCAGTTGCCTCGTTTTATCCCAGAAACCTTTCAACTGAGCGGAAACAGTACCGAAGTAAACCGGGCTGCCAATAATTATTCCATCGGCTCGGCCGAGCAGTTCATAAACCTTGCCCAGTTCCCGATCCTTAAAACAGTGACCGCCGCAAGGGTTGGAACAGCAGTTGCAAAAAGGTATCGTCGCACTCTTCATAGCCTCAGCAGCATGAATGATAACAATTTCAGCCCCCTTTTCCCTGGCCGGTTCCAGGGCGGCACTTAATAATGCAGCAGTATTATCTTCTTTATTCGGGCTGCCGTTCAAGCCGATAATTAACACTCTGTTCACCTCTCCGCAGCATCAACTAAAAACATAATTTAATTTTATTCTAGCTCGGGCAAAATGTTCCTGCAAAAAAAAAATATTTAGCCGGTACTTAATGGAAACCTTGCAAGACTTTTATAAACGGGGCCGGCAGGCGTAAGCCGGCTTTCATACAATATTACTTCGCCAACATGGACTGTTAACCCTGTAATCCCTTCCACCGTTCCCTGTGGGGACAAATGAAATACCTTTTCCGGCTGCTTTTTTAACCGGCCGAGGGTCAGATGGGGAATATATTTCTTGGTATCCCGGGCTAAACCAATTTCCTCGGCGATTTCGTCTATAATTTCGTGCAATCTGGCCAGGTTACTACCCGGATCACAGACCCCAGTCCACAGAACATTAGGATTTTTCAAGTTTGGAAATCCTCCGATTTTCGTGAGCTTAAACCGAAAACTTCCTACACTGCTCAGCCTTTCGGGAATCATATCTTTAAGCCTGCCGATTTGCTGTTCTGAAATATCGCCGAAAAATTTTACAGTCAAATGCAGGTTCTGTCGTTCCACCCATTTTATTCTAAAACCCTCTGGTCCGGCTACCTTCTCAATGGATTCCTGCACAGCGGAAAGCTGCCGTTTGGCCTCACCGGACAGCGGAACAGCCAGAAAGCAGCGTTTCAAACTCAGGGCGCTCACCCCTTTTGACTAATTTTCCTGATCGCTTTTACCGCCTCATCTACCGTATAAGGTAATGTATCTGGCGTAAATTCCGGCAGCCGGCTGAAAATCTGCGCTACGATGGGTAGGCGTAAATTAGCCTGAGAGACAATATCTTTATTCACCAGCAGTTCTTTACCTCCTTCGGCCAGTGTCCTACCCGATTTGATGACAATAATCCGGTCAGCCCATTCCGCGGCCAGATCCATATCATGAGTGGCTAACAGAATAGTTTTACCCCTCTCATAAAAGCCGGCCAGAATCTCCATAAGCACGTCCTGTCCCCCAGGATCCAGATAAGCCGTGGGCTCATCGAGAATTATTACTTCCGGGTCCATGGCCACAACCCCGGCAATGGCCACCCTTTTCTTCTGGCCGAAGCTCAGGTGGTGAGGCGCTTTATCCTTGAATTCCCACATACCTACTAATTTCAGGGCATCCTCTACCCGGGATTTAACTTCATCGCGGCCCAAACCCATATTCAGCGGGCCAAAAGCAACATCGTCCCATGCCGTCATAGCAAATACCTGGTCATCAGGGTCCTGAAATACCAAACCCACCTTATTCCTGATCTCTTTTTCTGTAGCCGGTGATACCTCTATCCCCGCCACTTTAATGCTTCCCTGCTGAGGCAGGTTGATGGCATTCAAGTGCAACAACAGGGTTGACTTACCTGCTCCGTTGGGTCCGACCAAAGCCGTCCGTGAACCCTTTGGTACGGAGAGGGATATTCCTTTTAAGGCGTGGGTATCATCTTTATACCGGTAATGCAGGTCATTTACTTCTATGATATTTTCTATGTCGGCTCCCTTGTTTACCGTACCCATTCTATAACCCCCTCCTGTCCAGGATAACGAGAACAATACCGGCACCAAGCACCAAAACTGTCCAGATAAAATCCTTCGGCATCATCCTAAAATCATGCAGTGTTTTCATTTTCCCCGTATACCCCCGGGAAAGCATAGCCAGATATACCCGTTCTCCCCTCTCATATGCTCTTATAAACAGCGAACCCACCAACTGCCCGAGGGTGCGCAGCGTATGCAGGTGCCAGATATTCTTGCCGGCCACAAAGGCCCTGGCCTTGCGGGCCCGCCGCATACGTTTTAATTCATCCATGGCCACAAAAATATAGCGGACGGTAAATTCAAGAAGCTGTAGAAAAACAGCCGGAACCCGCAGTTCGGCCAAAGCCTTTAAAAGGTAGTTGAACCTTGTCGTCAAGGTCAGAAAAAGCACGGCCAATATGGAGGCCAAAACCCGGCCAAAGAGCATAACAGCTTCCCGGACTCCCTCTTTCGTCGCCGTTAACGTTACCACCCAGAGGTTCACATGAAGCAAAGTCTCTCCCGGCTTAATAAAAGGGAAAATCAAAATCATTATCCCGGCAAAAGGTATGACCCAGGTAATTCGGCTGAAAATATAACTTAAAGGTATTTGGGCAAATATCAGTAACAAAATCCAAAAGAAAGCGGTCGCGAACAAAAGGGCCGGCGTCTTAACCCCGGCAGCGAGGAAAATAAAAACAAGAGTGGTCACCGTCTTGGCCCTGGGATCAATGCGATGAAAAAAGGTATCCATTTGGGCGAATTCGTCAAGGTGAAAATGTTTCATGGTTTGGCTCCCCTGTTGTAATATTCCGGATTTATTATATCACCAACTGGAGCCTTCTTGAAACTTTTTTCAGCAAAGTTTTTATTTCTTAACCCATACGTTTTTGCATGCGGCGTCCTATCCACCTGGCTAAAATGTTAAACAGCAGCACCACTATGATTAAAACTGCAGCCGACCCATCTGCCACGGCCCGCACATCGGGTATAAGACTTTCGGAATTAACCTTCCATATATGAACCGCCAAGGTTTCCCCGGGTCTGA contains the following coding sequences:
- the dnaG gene encoding DNA primase produces the protein MGFIPDDIVDEIRQRNDIYTIVSEYLRLKKQGRNYVGLCPFHNEKTPSFTVNPEKQMYYCFGCGAGGNVISFIMQIENLNFPEAAKFLADKAGIVIPEGKNSAAAQKLRQREKAYRLNELVKNFYHYILLNHDIAAGAREYLLKRGIDRATIEKFQLGFAPPGWDSLLGFLQKRGYSPDYLEAQGLVTKRSTGTGYYDRFRNRVMFPIWDHKNNVIGFGGRVLDDSLPKYLNSPETSVFNKSKNLYGINFAIPAIREQEHVVIVEGYMDVITCHQYGVSNVVASLGTAMTREQGKILARYAPNVYIAYDADTAGVAATLRGLEILQDTGCRVKVVTIPDGKDPDELIRKKGPESFTRLIREGSKSLIEYKLAKGMEKFDCNTIEGKIGIVGELIPNIIRIPSEIEREEQIKLISTTLGISSHSLWGEIKKYQQQFRKNMAKWDKITLERDNNTEFKAPKGTPKVTNPEQVIKKSARRQAEDNLIRLLITHQELYGRVKEELGVNFTDVPEYIVIINYLDEILASGIEFEPAAFIDKVADKELRQKLSALMMQEEPPGDPHSLIADYIKVIKDDDIKCRRETLLKQIEQAEQSKDMELRDKLLMEFSKLI
- a CDS encoding YaiI/YqxD family protein; the encoded protein is MTSNNTNYPIKILVDADSCPVLSEITNVAKKFNIPVILIASIAHFGREVRPGEDLIYVDNVSQAVDMEILNRVKRNNIVVTGDYGLASLVLAKEARALSPRGYIYSEASMERLLVERHLGVKIRRGGGRTKGPKAFTKSDRQRFCLNLTRLIEGILKEAKTPSLEERGF
- a CDS encoding deoxyguanosinetriphosphate triphosphohydrolase encodes the protein MNIRERTEQMEARQLSPYACLSRNSRGRMKPAPECEVRTAFQRDRDRIVHSKAFRRLKHKTQVFIAPEGDHYRTRLTHTLEVAQIARTIAKALRLNEDLTEAIALGHDLGHTAFGHAGEEALNVVMQEHFGMHFKHNEQSLRVVDVLEPMNLTWEVRNGIEHHTGPVTPATLEGAIVKIADRMAYINHDIDDAIRGGIIRLSDLPRDCLKVLGEDHSTRINTMVRDMITASTDQPEIKMSPEVKEAMDKLRSFLFERVYVGSTAKKEEQKAKKVLVSLFMHFVEHPEALPEEWDVLKKSESIVRIACDYVAGMTDRYAIKQYTELFLPDPWIV
- a CDS encoding flavodoxin family protein; this translates as MLIIGLNGSPNKEDNTAALLSAALEPAREKGAEIVIIHAAEAMKSATIPFCNCCSNPCGGHCFKDRELGKVYELLGRADGIIIGSPVYFGTVSAQLKGFWDKTRQLRANKKLLNVVGGAVTVGAARFGGQETTVKAIHDMMLVQGMTVVGDGYIEDDAGHHGGCAQRPANADETGLLRARILGRRVYEVAEATKALRQR
- the thpR gene encoding RNA 2',3'-cyclic phosphodiesterase — encoded protein: MKRCFLAVPLSGEAKRQLSAVQESIEKVAGPEGFRIKWVERQNLHLTVKFFGDISEQQIGRLKDMIPERLSSVGSFRFKLTKIGGFPNLKNPNVLWTGVCDPGSNLARLHEIIDEIAEEIGLARDTKKYIPHLTLGRLKKQPEKVFHLSPQGTVEGITGLTVHVGEVILYESRLTPAGPVYKSLARFPLSTG
- a CDS encoding ATP-binding cassette domain-containing protein, which translates into the protein MGTVNKGADIENIIEVNDLHYRYKDDTHALKGISLSVPKGSRTALVGPNGAGKSTLLLHLNAINLPQQGSIKVAGIEVSPATEKEIRNKVGLVFQDPDDQVFAMTAWDDVAFGPLNMGLGRDEVKSRVEDALKLVGMWEFKDKAPHHLSFGQKKRVAIAGVVAMDPEVIILDEPTAYLDPGGQDVLMEILAGFYERGKTILLATHDMDLAAEWADRIIVIKSGRTLAEGGKELLVNKDIVSQANLRLPIVAQIFSRLPEFTPDTLPYTVDEAVKAIRKISQKG